From one Verrucomicrobiota bacterium genomic stretch:
- a CDS encoding DUF1343 domain-containing protein, producing the protein MNSNSPVLTKLALCSLISITIYSQGSIASTAKFTAKATLSQVRTTAVSPNINKTAVIAARKKTLFGIDVLEEEKFSRIRRKNVGLLTNTSGIDHQGNSTAIVFAESKEFILKAVFFPEHDGMLAPQTLAHLRDKKIPTYCTHSDQTGRRTPEEAWLRGLDVMVIDLQGFGMRYYTYYASALYVMCACFNNRIPVLVLDRPNPLGNYLGGPSIADAYVSFLGPISGMPLFYPSTLGEFLNFIHKRGQTINIPCKTCAKPNCLHTVHCDASTLKKGDLKIVECKNYHRSDTLLDLDRYQKDSSLSLSPSIPNVASIFEYAITSLSTLVNQDTLGCLYFLTNPQDPKQSFKYVYSPYRDANSLLSAIKRYPDALKGCQLDVVTINDHGKSKNCIHVEVTDFKSTVPALLSLVLLSEIQEIVPDRDWNDFLKRQELRTPKNIDVIAAAKAHNLKKLPLMYQKELRKAKWDRLSDDPKVQQQKKALFCKHAGDMEFVAKFFNGESIDVDYFRKKWARESEAFLKELQKYEIKAYH; encoded by the coding sequence ATGAATAGTAATAGTCCAGTTCTAACAAAACTTGCCCTCTGTTCCCTGATCTCGATTACTATATACTCTCAGGGTTCGATAGCTTCAACAGCAAAGTTCACAGCAAAGGCGACGCTATCTCAAGTGAGAACGACAGCAGTTTCTCCCAATATCAATAAGACAGCCGTAATCGCCGCTAGAAAGAAAACGCTCTTCGGGATTGATGTTTTAGAGGAAGAAAAATTTTCTCGGATTCGCCGTAAAAACGTCGGTTTACTGACCAATACCTCCGGTATCGATCATCAGGGAAATTCGACGGCAATTGTTTTTGCAGAGAGCAAGGAGTTTATCCTCAAGGCGGTATTCTTTCCCGAGCACGATGGTATGCTTGCTCCTCAGACGCTTGCCCATCTCAGGGATAAAAAGATCCCAACCTATTGTACCCACAGTGATCAAACTGGTCGAAGAACTCCCGAAGAGGCATGGCTCAGGGGGCTCGACGTCATGGTAATTGATCTACAGGGCTTTGGCATGCGTTACTACACCTACTACGCATCCGCGCTCTACGTTATGTGTGCATGTTTCAATAATCGCATTCCCGTTCTTGTTCTCGATCGCCCTAATCCACTTGGGAATTACCTAGGCGGTCCTAGTATAGCAGATGCTTATGTCAGCTTTCTTGGGCCGATTTCAGGGATGCCGCTCTTTTATCCCTCAACCCTCGGAGAATTTTTGAATTTTATCCACAAGCGCGGTCAGACAATTAACATTCCCTGCAAAACCTGTGCAAAGCCAAACTGCCTCCACACGGTACACTGTGATGCCTCAACACTTAAAAAGGGCGATCTCAAAATCGTAGAGTGCAAAAATTACCATCGGAGCGATACGCTTTTAGATCTGGACCGCTATCAAAAAGATTCGTCGCTGTCGCTCTCACCAAGTATCCCCAATGTTGCATCAATTTTCGAATATGCGATCACCTCGCTTTCAACTCTCGTAAATCAGGATACTCTGGGCTGCCTTTACTTCCTCACCAATCCACAGGATCCAAAGCAGTCTTTCAAGTATGTCTATTCGCCATACCGCGATGCCAACAGTCTGTTAAGCGCGATCAAACGCTACCCAGATGCGCTCAAGGGGTGCCAGCTTGATGTTGTTACAATCAATGACCATGGGAAATCGAAAAATTGCATACATGTTGAGGTTACGGATTTCAAATCGACCGTTCCAGCCCTTCTGAGTCTTGTGCTCTTATCCGAAATACAAGAAATCGTCCCCGATCGCGATTGGAATGATTTCCTCAAAAGACAGGAATTACGTACACCGAAGAACATCGATGTTATCGCGGCAGCGAAAGCTCACAACCTCAAGAAACTTCCGCTAATGTATCAAAAGGAGTTACGCAAAGCCAAATGGGATCGGCTCTCTGACGATCCTAAGGTACAGCAGCAAAAAAAGGCGCTCTTTTGCAAGCACGCTGGTGACATGGAATTTGTCGCGAAATTTTTCAATGGCGAATCCATTGATGTCGACTATTTTCGTAAAAAGTGGGCAAGGGAGAGTGAAGCGTTCTTGAAAGAACTCCAAAAGTACGAGATCAAAGCCTATCACTAG
- a CDS encoding A/G-specific adenine glycosylase encodes MMDPQKIGIALVEWFRVHHRTMPWRTNSTIYHRLVSEFMLQQTQVATVIPYFNRWIEKFPTLEALAMAPENDVVKAWEGLGYYARARNLHKTAQNLVSQDRSFLGSWPQTVSEWEKLPGVGHYTARAIASIAQNQPIAVIDGNVIRVLCRLNAITQTFNSKDQALRCLDPLTQRYLPSNQSSTYNEAIMELGALICKPGTPLCGECPIVNVCLGYQNNLDLPHIPKFKKLTYIKKQVERIILIQNDAILLHRASSKRLHKIYELPVRDIFPVESLKKISFKQIGQIRRSIAKEHITEIIFEARDITDNYLPENTTYIPLNQIHAVTLSGPHRKWLNNYLKRNL; translated from the coding sequence ATGATGGATCCTCAAAAAATCGGAATTGCTCTCGTCGAGTGGTTTCGTGTGCATCATCGAACTATGCCGTGGCGAACGAATAGCACAATCTATCACCGTCTCGTGTCGGAGTTCATGCTGCAACAAACGCAAGTCGCGACGGTGATCCCCTACTTCAACCGATGGATCGAGAAATTTCCGACGCTCGAAGCGTTGGCGATGGCCCCAGAGAACGATGTTGTAAAAGCATGGGAAGGTCTTGGTTATTATGCTCGTGCCCGGAATTTACACAAAACAGCTCAAAATTTAGTCTCCCAGGATCGGAGTTTTTTAGGATCGTGGCCTCAAACGGTTTCAGAATGGGAAAAGCTACCAGGCGTTGGCCACTACACCGCCCGCGCCATTGCTTCGATTGCGCAAAATCAACCAATCGCCGTTATTGACGGCAATGTGATCCGTGTTCTCTGCCGTCTCAACGCCATTACGCAAACTTTTAACAGCAAGGATCAAGCACTACGATGTTTAGATCCATTGACCCAACGCTATTTGCCGTCCAATCAAAGCAGCACCTACAATGAGGCCATCATGGAACTCGGCGCTCTCATCTGTAAACCGGGCACACCGCTCTGTGGCGAATGTCCAATCGTAAATGTGTGCCTCGGATACCAAAACAACCTGGACTTACCCCATATCCCAAAATTCAAGAAATTAACTTATATTAAAAAACAGGTCGAGCGTATTATTTTGATTCAAAACGATGCGATCTTGCTGCACCGGGCTTCTTCAAAACGGCTACACAAAATCTACGAGCTCCCGGTACGTGACATCTTTCCAGTCGAATCTCTGAAAAAGATTTCCTTTAAACAGATTGGCCAGATCCGACGCTCCATCGCTAAGGAACACATCACGGAAATTATTTTTGAAGCACGTGATATCACCGATAACTACCTTCCAGAAAATACCACGTATATTCCACTAAACCAGATTCACGCCGTTACACTCTCCGGACCACATCGCAAGTGGCTGAACAACTACCTCAAAAGGAACCTTTAA